CGAAGAGAGGAAAGTACTTCATATATCACTCATTTAATGGTCATGTACGAAACTAGAAATACCATCATAATAAGATCATTTTGGCCTAAAACCAAGTCGGTCAATTGCACATGCATTATTATGTGGAACAGGAAGAATCAACAACCACGACTATTCCTGCACTACAATTAAATCAACGTCACAGTCAAAGCACGTATCACAATTTTGACCAACATGTAACTTGGAATAGAagcaatttcttctccaaattttgTATATAGCAGGTACCAACCATGTGGCAATCACAACCTTAAGCTCGTTGCCGATGGCGAAGAAGACGACCACCttcctcctcctcaacttgttcaTGGCTGCTCTCTCCACGCTAACGACAGCGGCAGTTTCACCTGCGGTCTTTGTGTTCGGAGACTCCACCGTCGACGTCGGGAACAACAACTTCTTGCCCAGCGATGCACCGAAGGTCAACTTCCCTCCCTGGGGAATCGATTACCCTGGACGAACTCCCACCGGGAGGTTCACCAATGGCTTCAACTACGCCGATTACGTCGGTATGCATTACTTCAGTTCTAATGTCGACGCTGCAGTGTTTTCCTCCTCTTATTCTAACTTGTTTGCTTCGCGCTGCTTAAAGCCAAAGCAGTAGGCTTAGCGATGAGCCCGCCACCTTTCCTTTCTCTTTCCAATGGGAATCAGATGCTGAGAGGAGTAAACTTCGCATCTGGTGGGGCAGGGATTCTCGATACCACAGTTAAGTCTTCGGTGATGAGATTGATACGGTGTTGTGGACTACTGTCAGTGACTGTCTTTGATGACCTGATGGTGGCAGGGCGGAGATGTGATCGCCATGGCGACACAGATTGAAGACTTCGAGCAGGTTGCGGCGAACCACACGGAAAGATTAGGGAATAAGTCTGCTGCTGTCTTCCTGGAGAAGTCTCTCGTTCACTTGATCGTTGGGAGCAATGACATCTACCCGCTGTATTATCTTCTCAGTCCAGGAAACAGCACTCAGAAGGATGAAGTCGTCGTTCTTCTACTCGACAAGTTCAAGCATCAAATAGAGGTCTCCTCTCACCCTCTCGCTCTCTCTATTATATATCCTATATGTTACAAGCAAGTAAAGAGCTCACGTGAGAACACTAAATCGCAAGTCATAATTATCATAAACGCTGACTGAAGTTATAATTATGGCAGAGGCTATATGATCTCGGAGCACGAAAATTTGCAGTCCTGGGTGTTCCACCGATTGGGTGTGTTCCGATGGTCAGAGTCGCAATTTCTTCGTATGGCTGCAACGAAGATTTAAATGATCTTTGTCTACGCTTCAAGACTGCCACAAAGGCTCTCCTGAAGGACCTCAGCATGTCATTGAAGGGATTCCAGTACTCGTTCGGAGACTTATATGAAATGTTCACCCAAATCTTCTCTGATCCCCAAAAATATGGTGAGTATGCATCTCGCAGAAAATTGTCACTTTCACCATTTATCTTTTCCTGCGAGCAGTTAACCTGATGATGCTGCTATCTCCAGGGTTTACAGAGATCAAAGCTGCGTGCTGTGGAGGTGGGAGGTTGAACGCCGAGTCTGCCTGCCTGCCGAACTCCACATACTGCAGCAACCGTAGCCAATACGCCTTCTGGGACCGGAGTCACCCCACCCAAGCTTTGCACAAAACGATGGCTCAGCTGGCACTCTATGGACCGCCATTGTTCGCCAACCCCGTCAACATTCATCAGTTGGTGAAGAGTTAGAACCACTGGAGTGGAGTGTTTTCTGCATCATCATTGCACAACTCGGTCTGAGAATAaactcgccttcttcttcttttgtgatgCGCACTTGTACTTGATGCTGGAAGGTGTTTgatgaataatatctttatggCGGTTCTTCGTCCTTGGTTGGAAGGTGTTCGATGAATAAGATCGTTATGGCGgaaaacatacatcactggattCATTCCTCTACCATAGTCTGTTTGAGGTCCATCTTGGAGCTCAAAAAGTCTGCAGTTCATCACTTCTTGCCGTGGTGCGCACTTAACAAACATATGGATTTTACATCTATCTGCATGCATTTCTACTTCCAAAAATGGTGTCAAATTACTTAATCTCTAcatatgataataatatcatctacataaaccAGTAGATATATAGTATATCTTTTTTATTATCATAGAAATAAAGAGAtgtcagacttagagttgatgaagtctactaataaaaaaaaaataagtcaaGTTCGATATATCAAGCTTTTGGAGCTTGGCAAAGTCAATAAATAACTTTTTATAGTTTATAAACATGAATTGGATATTGAGGATGGATGAAGAAAAAGGGTtatcatataaaaatattttcaattaAGGTCCCTTATATAAGCATCTTTAACATCTAGTTGGTATACATGCTAGTCTTAAATAAAAATCAAACTTAGGATAAGTCAAATTATCATCAATTGAATAACTGGACTAAAAGACTTTATGAATCAATACTTGGTTATTATGAAACCCTTTGACCATTAGATATACTTTGTATCTAACAATAGATCTATTTGGATTTCACTTAATTCATAAGATTCACTTATACCTGATGGTACAAAGGTTTATGTGGTATTAGGAAAAGGACATCATATTCCTCATTTATAACTTTACGCTAGTGTAGAGATATTTGGACTTGGGTGATAATTATGGGTTCAGTAGGCTTAGGTGAAGAGTTGTGGTCGCATGAAGTTTTAAAAATTTGACGTAATTTGAAGATATCATTTTTGAAGTGTATTATCATGTGATGTCTAGGTTGAGTGCTATTATTGGTTGTGTTGAAAGTACAAGAATCGGTGAAGAGTTAGTAACACGTACTAGATCAGGTTGATGCACTTCGATATTACGTGACTGATGAGAAGACAAAAACAACATTTATGGTGCTGTGAGCATTGTTTTATTATGTATTACAAAGTCAATTAGTGGAAAGATAGATAAAAGAAGTTGTAGAGGAGGTAAGGAGTTGTGAAACTAGAGTAATAAGAGAGTATATGTCATGAAAAAAACTACTAATTGATGTGGTGAGAGGTGTACTTATATAAACCCGGATGATTGCTGTAATTGTTCAAATGTTAAAGGAGTAAGATTTCGGAAGGAAAATATATTcgtaaaaataatatgatatgatACAAAGACCCTTCAAATTTGGGGATCATAATACAAAAAAACATTATGTTTAAGGGGAtacataatgaaaatacaaagctTTGGATCTTAATTTTAACTTATGTGAAATATTGGGGGTATAGCCACAGATAACATAAATAACTAAATACTTTTAAGTTTTTAAAGGTTTGAAGTTTTGTAAAATAGTTTTTTAAATGATAATTGAAATTATAGAATTGGGGTGAGCTtacgattaatgaggtagactGTGGTTTAAAATATTACTAACCAAAGGGTTAGTAACATAGAGACTTAGTGTAAGAGGGTGAGATCGGTTTCAACTACCTTTCTAAAATGAGTAAAGAGTCTGATgactttaaatttatttttaagaggatataatcatatatatttagtaatatattaaaatgatataaaatctaaaattatcaaagGAAGTTGTTAGGATAGTACCTCAAACATCAATATGAATAATTTTAAGTGGTTTTGAGTATGATATGGAAGATGTTCTAAAAGGTAGTCTATGATATGAAAGACAAAATTAAGGTCCCCATTAATGTGAGTTGCGTACATAACATGTAAAAGTATTTTGTGTATCAATTAAGTACTATGATCTATGGAAAGAAAATGGTTATCTTTGCACTACAATGATTTATGCTTTATGTgacattatttatatttatatttataatataaatatatatttaattttaaaaagtatTATTAGGGTGACATGATTTGAAATGTATATGAAACAAATATTTCTGTAAGCTGTATAAGCATGATGTGAGTATTTTATATTAATAACTCATGATTTTGAAGTGTATGTAACGTTGAAGTTTTTGTGTAAGCATAAGGAAAGTATttgaaatttatatatattttaaaaacatgttttgaatgcataaaaaaattacatatttttaaaGAAAGTAATCATCTATGATAAGTTTTACTTAACATGtgagtctttttttttcttgacagGTAATGTTAGTCTtcagtttttttatattttttgggcAATGTCTCAATCAAACAATCAACATTACGATCTTTTGACCAAGTTTGTGATTTTTGACGTGTTATCTATCTACCTAAACATTGCATGTCGTCTGTCTTGATCTGCTCACAGGATAATTCTTTTGATTCTTCCACAAGATATAATTAGTTGCCACAATCATTGATTTGATAAAGTTGGATGGCTCCGACACTTTGTCGGTGTCTCTTGTGCTAATGTGTATTCACATCCAAAATTAGATGCTTTCTAATGAgataaatatgattaaaaaagaGGGATTATGCAGGTAAAATCTTACGATCTTAATTTCATATTAGTTTTGGAAATATTGGTATGAGTGAGATAACGAAAGATGAAGAGTTTACATAATCAAGGATTAAAAGAATCAAATTATACACGCTACATTTAGCTCATCGAATATCACTTATTTAATGGTCAATTTAAGAAGCTACATATACCATCATAATAAGATCATTTTGGTCTCAGAAGCAATTCGGCCAATTCCACACACATTATTATGTGGAACAGGAAGAAACAACAACCACGACAATTCCTGCACTACAATTAATTCAACGTCACAGTCAAAGCACGTATCAATTTTGACCAACATGTCATCTGGACAAGAAGCAATTTCTTGTCCaaattgtgtgtatatgtgtatatagcaAGTACGAGCCATGTGGGGAATCACAACCTTAAGCTCGTTGCCGATGGCGAAGAAGACGACCACCttcctcctcctcaacttgttcaTGGCTGCTCTCTCCACGCTAACGACAGCGGCAGTTTCACCTGCGGTCTTTGTGTTCGGAGACTCCACCGTCGACGTCGGGAACAACAACTTCTTGCCCAGCGAAGCACCGAAGGTCAACTTCCGTCCCTGGGGAATCGATTTCCCTGGAAGAACTCCCACCGGGAGGTTCAGCAATGGCTTCATTTACTCCGATTATATCGGTATGCATTCAGTTCTAATGTCGACGCTGCAGTGTTTTACTCCTCTTATTCTAACTTGTTTGCTTCGCGCTGCTTAAAGCCAAAGCAGTAGGCTTAGAGGAGTAAACTTCGCATCTGGCGGGGCAGGGATTCTCTATTCCTCAGTTAAGTCTTCGGTGATGAGATTGATACGGTGTCGTGGACTACAGTCAGTGACTATTTTTGATGACCTGATGGTGGAAGGACGCAGATGTGATCGCCATGGCGACACAGATTGAAGACTTCGAGCAGGTTGCGGCGAACCTAACGGAAAGATTAGGGAAGAAGTCTGCTGCTGTCTTCCTCGATAAGTCTCTCTTTTACTTGAGCGTTGGGAGCAATGACGTCTTCACGCAGTATTCTCTTCTCAATCCTGGGAACAACACTCAGAAGGATGAAGCCGTCGTTCCTGTAATCAGCAAGTTCAAGCATCAATTAGAGGTATCCTCTCTCTGTGTCTCTCTCTGTTATTTATCCTATATGTTATAAGAAAGTAGAGAGGTCTCAAGACGACTAGTTTTTTTCTGAGGAAAACACTAAATTGCAAGTCATCAACTTCCTTTTGCAACATTAAGATCATAAAAGGCTGACTGAAGTTCAAATTATGGTAGAGGCTATATGATCTTGGAGCACGAAAGTTTGCAGTCCTGGGAACTGGATTGCTTGGGTGTATTCCAATCTTCAGAGCAGCGGTTCCTTCATATGGGTGCTATGAGGATCTAAATGATTTTTCTCTACGCTTCAAGACTGCCACAAAGGCCATCCTGGAGGAGCTCAGCATGTCATTGAAGGGATTCCAGTACTCGTTTGGAGATTCATATGAAATGGTCACTAAAATCTTCTCTCATCCCCAAGAATTTGGTGAGCACGTTGGACAAAATCGACACTTGAACCAGTTATCTTTCTCTGCAAGCAATTGACCTGGTGATGCTGCTGCCATCTGCAGGGTTTACGGAGCTCAAAGCAGCGTGCTGTGGAGGTGGGAGATTGAACGCGGAGTCTGATTGCCTGCGGAACTCCACATACTGCAGCAACCGTGACCAATACGCCTTCTGGGACTTGAGTCATCCTTCCCAGGCTTTGTCCAAAACGATCGCCCAGCTGTCACTTTACGGGCCGCCATTGTTCGCCAACCCCGTCAACATTCATCACCTGGTGAAGAGTTAGAACCACTGGAGTGGAGTGTTTTCTGCAGCATCTTTGAACAACTTGGTCTGAGAATAaactcgccttcttcttcttttgtgtgaCGCACTTGTAATGAGGAGGGAAGGTGTTTGATGAATAAGATCTTTATGGCGGTTATTCTTCTCTTGTGAAACGCACTTGTACTCGAGGCTGAGAGGTGTCTGATGAATAAGATCTTTATGGCGGAAAACATACATCGCTGGATTCATTCTTCTCCCATAGTGTGTTTGAGGTCCATCTCGGAGCTCAAAAGTCTGCAGTTCATCGCTTCTTGCCGTGGTGGGCACTTCACAACATAGGGAGTCGGGAAACTATTCATCTCTCTGCATGCATTTCTTCTTCCAAAAATTGTGTCAATTTTGTAGGTTCATTTGAATGTCGGATCTTTGATCGTTGCTTGTTTCCACTTGTCTCGGCATCAGATTCATGCAATTCTAGCCTGCATTACTGGTCAAATTGAAAAGAAAGAAGAGTTGGCAGCAATGGCTGAAACAACAGCACAGCTGACGAGACCTGTAAAGGTCGGACATCTTAAAAGCACTAACTGAACTTTGCCTTCTGAGTTAAAAAGAATATATGAACATTCATGTAAGGTGACAATCGCTTGCAGCCATGTGAAGGCAATTTTTCCTCCCCCAAACACTCTATGAATGAAAACAATAATACCCCCAAGAAAttacataaatatttaaaaaatgcaTAGGAAACGTTCCAAAAAAATGGTAGGGGTGTTAATTAGCACCAAGTAGTTCTGGTTGGTTGCTTGCCGACCACCCTAACACAAATGAAGGTTTCCTAATAATCAGCTTTGCTTTGGGCCCGAGTTCTCATTTTGGTATCTTTCAAGTATTAAGCTACAGATGTTCATGGTACGTGCATCCAAGAGACTGTGATTCCAAAGTTTCACCATAAGTAGCCTCCAACACCTGCATGCAACAAATGTCATTCGAGTATTTAAGATTTCTTAATCACCAAAAATTTGAAATCCACGTGCAACATAATATGCATCACTCAAATAACAAGACCCAGCAGGATACAAAGCCATTTAAATAGAGGACTTTTCTAAATTAGCTGGTTAAAGTACAAGACAATGAGTGATTTGTAGCATGGAAGAGGGATTTGCGATCAAGTGAGATGTAATTGTGGAATGAAAGAAATGGAACAGACAAAAAGGTTCGCTAGCATAACAAATATGCATTGGATGTTGTACCACATTAAAGCCGGAGATCGTGCAAGATCTTGCCCATGAAGCTGCGAAAACGCCTCACACGCCCATGGAATATGACCATCAGCTAGAACCCTGCGAGAACACCAGAGCCAATAAGTATGTTACCATACAAGTTTACACAGTTTCAAAGATCAAATATCTGTTCTTAAAAcctaaatttgaatatttttctaTTCATTTTAGATGTCATCTACCAGTGACAAAATG
This Musa acuminata AAA Group cultivar baxijiao chromosome BXJ1-2, Cavendish_Baxijiao_AAA, whole genome shotgun sequence DNA region includes the following protein-coding sequences:
- the LOC135604802 gene encoding GDSL esterase/lipase At5g55050-like, giving the protein MAKKTTTFLLLNLFMAALSTLTTAAVSPAVFVFGDSTVDVGNNNFLPSDAPKVNFPPWGIDYPGRTPTGRFTNGFNYADYVAKAVGLAMSPPPFLSLSNGNQMLRGVNFASGGAGILDTTGGDVIAMATQIEDFEQVAANHTERLGNKSAAVFLEKSLVHLIVGSNDIYPLYYLLSPGNSTQKDEVVVLLLDKFKHQIERLYDLGARKFAVLGVPPIGCVPMVRVAISSYGCNEDLNDLCLRFKTATKALLKDLSMSLKGFQYSFGDLYEMFTQIFSDPQKYGFTEIKAACCGGGRLNAESACLPNSTYCSNRSQYAFWDRSHPTQALHKTMAQLALYGPPLFANPVNIHQLVKS
- the LOC103975825 gene encoding GDSL esterase/lipase At5g55050-like, with translation MATQIEDFEQVAANLTERLGKKSAAVFLDKSLFYLSVGSNDVFTQYSLLNPGNNTQKDEAVVPVISKFKHQLERLYDLGARKFAVLGTGLLGCIPIFRAAVPSYGCYEDLNDFSLRFKTATKAILEELSMSLKGFQYSFGDSYEMVTKIFSHPQEFGFTELKAACCGGGRLNAESDCLRNSTYCSNRDQYAFWDLSHPSQALSKTIAQLSLYGPPLFANPVNIHHLVKS